One Malania oleifera isolate guangnan ecotype guangnan chromosome 9, ASM2987363v1, whole genome shotgun sequence DNA segment encodes these proteins:
- the LOC131164225 gene encoding probable UDP-glucosyl transferase 73B6 translates to MESHSRPLQIAFLPFLAPGHIIPLSEMARLFSACGEHVTIITTPYNAGLLQRAVDEDAAAGRPIRLLLVPFPAKEVGLPDGLENFFSATDLDTAAKLYHAMTLLQTQIEKLFAELRPDCIVADMFFPWTTEAAARLGIPRLVFHGYCIFALCLKEAMRRPDSPHFRVGSDSEKFVIPGLPDPITMTRSQLPDYVRTPNGYTQLVEQWREAELKSYGVLANDFYELDPAYTEHYQKLMGHNIFHIGPASLIHRSAEDKVERSHKSVIGEDECLSWLNSKPANSVVYVSFGSACRFPDDQLLEIACGLEASGKDFIWVVLGKEDDGDGEEKRWLPAGFEERTRGVGMIVRGWAPQVLILDHPATSGFVTHCGWNSAIEAISAGVPMLTWPLYAEQFYNEKLITQVLGVGMDVGAEDWNLWVEAGRKKVVGRERLEEAVRRLMDGGDHRGEEVRRRAVELGVVARRAVQEGGSSHRNLTALIEDLKRLRDCKNE, encoded by the coding sequence ATGGAATCACATTCTCGCCCCTTGCAAATCGCCTTCCTGCCTTTCCTAGCGCCCGGCCACATAATCCCTCTCTCAGAAATGGCCAGACTCTTCTCTGCATGCGGCGAGCACGTGACCATCATCACCACCCCGTACAACGCCGGCCTCCTCCAGAGGGCTGTCGACGAGGACGCTGCTGCCGGCCGTCCCATCCGCCTCCTCCTCGTCCCCTTCCCCGCCAAAGAGGTCGGCCTCCCCGATGGCCTTGAGAACTTTTTTTCCGCCACCGACCTCGACACCGCCGCCAAGCTCTACCACGCCATGACCCTCCTCCAAACCCAAATCGAAAAGCTCTTCGCGGAGCTCCGACCCGACTGCATTGTTGCCGACATGTTCTTCCCCTGGACGACCGAAGCAGCCGCTAGGCTGGGCATCCCCAGACTAGTCTTCCACGGTTACTGCATTTTCGCGCTGTGTCTCAAGGAGGCCATGAGACGACCTGACTCGCCCCACTTCCGCGTGGGATCTGACTCCGAGAAATTCGTAATCCCGGGTTTGCCCGACCCGATTACCATGACCAGGTCCCAGCTACCTGATTACGTCCGGACGCCAAACGGGTACACCCAGTTGGTGGAGCAGTGGCGGGAGGCGGAGCTAAAGAGCTACGGCGTTCTGGCCAACGATTTCTACGAGCTGGACCCGGCTTACACAGAACACTACCAGAAGCTCATGGGCCACAACATCTTCCACATCGGCCCGGCTTCTCTCATTCATCGGAGCGCCGAAGACAAGGTCGAGAGAAGCCACAAAAGCGTCATCGGAGAAGACGAGTGCCTGAGTTGGCTTAACTCGAAACCCGCCAACTCGGTCGTCTATGTCTCTTTCGGGAGCGCATGCCGGTTTCCGGACGACCAGCTGTTGGAGATCGCGTGCGGGCTCGAAGCCTCTGGCAAAGATTTCATCTGGGTCGTTCTCGGAAAAGAGGACGACGGCGACGGGGAGGAGAAGAGGTGGCTGCCGGCGGGGTTCGAGGAGAGGACGAGGGGGGTGGGTATGATAGTGAGGGGGTGGGCCCCGCAGGTGCTGATACTGGACCACCCTGCGACCAGCGGGTTCGTGACGCACTGCGGGTGGAACTCGGCGATAGAGGCGATCAGCGCGGGGGTGCCGATGCTTACGTGGCCTTTGTACGCGGAGCAGTTCTACAACGAGAAGCTGATAACGCAGGTGTTGGGGGTGGGGATGGATGTAGGGGCGGAGGATTGGAACCTGTGGGTGGAGGCTGGGAGGAAGAAGGTGGTGGGGAGGGAGCGGCTGGAGGAGGCGGTGAGGCGGCTCATGGATGGCGGCGACCACCGAGGGGAGGAGGTAAGGAGGCGGGCCGTAGAGCTGGGGGTGGTGGCCAGGAGGGCTGTGCAAGAAGGTGGGTCCTCTCACAGGAATTTGACGGCCTTGATTGAAGATCTGAAGCGTTTGAGAGATTGCAAAAATGAATAA